Proteins from a single region of Clupea harengus chromosome 5, Ch_v2.0.2, whole genome shotgun sequence:
- the tmem167b gene encoding protein kish-B, with protein sequence MTNVYSLDGILVFGLLLICTCAYLKKVPRLNSWLLSEKKGVWGVFYKAAVIGTRLHMAVALSCLSMAFYVIFLK encoded by the exons ATGACAAATG TATACTCTTTAGACGGGATCCTGGTGTTTGGGCTCCTCTTGATCTGCACGTGTGCATACCTCAAAAAGGTCCCTCGACTCAACAGCTGGTTGCTGTCAGAGAAGAAGGGGGTGTGGGGCGTCTTTTATAAAG CGGCGGTGATCGGGACACGACTTCACATGGCGGTAGCATTGTCCTGCCTTTCCATGGCTTTCTACGTGATCTTTCTGAAGTGA